One Cyanobacterium sp. T60_A2020_053 DNA segment encodes these proteins:
- a CDS encoding tyrosine-type recombinase/integrase yields MQNNSFRPNGLKVSIDNNNGTIRLRFTYQGKRESISYPLNYFDPQSQQIAIAKATEIHNDIYLYQKYDETKEKYQLKPKLIKHDFGQKELTLREIWEFYKELKRDDIAVTTKKNNWSKIDKTLSENLTVDEVADYVILLLSKYAKTTTKRLLQDLSASIGLAISFGKFKGDNHVIKIIESLGVHKKKTIKSFTQEEVTVILNAFKYDQYLPEKALYNYSYYYNFVAFRFLTGTRPSEAIAVTCNDIFKKAGKTWLRINKRYVGGEIVMGTKNGVDIRMFPVNDQLKDLIESIPKIDNPNNLLFPSITKTYIDRKNFSTRIWKPLILQLVNQGLVKEYLTFYDVRHTFITHLCRSGKADLQTIANIVGNSVPTLIRNYLAVDESLELPELF; encoded by the coding sequence ATGCAAAATAATTCTTTTAGACCAAATGGGTTAAAGGTTTCTATTGACAATAATAACGGCACAATTAGATTACGGTTTACTTATCAGGGTAAACGTGAATCTATCAGCTATCCTCTTAATTATTTTGATCCTCAAAGTCAACAGATTGCCATAGCAAAAGCCACTGAGATTCATAATGATATTTATCTTTATCAGAAATATGATGAAACTAAAGAAAAATATCAACTAAAGCCAAAACTAATTAAACATGACTTTGGGCAAAAAGAACTTACTTTAAGGGAGATTTGGGAATTTTACAAAGAACTTAAAAGAGATGATATAGCAGTCACTACTAAAAAAAATAATTGGTCAAAAATAGACAAAACTTTAAGTGAAAATTTGACTGTTGATGAGGTTGCTGATTATGTGATTTTACTTTTGAGTAAATATGCAAAAACTACCACTAAAAGATTATTACAAGATTTATCTGCAAGTATTGGTTTAGCTATCTCATTTGGCAAGTTTAAAGGGGATAATCACGTTATTAAAATAATTGAATCCTTAGGTGTTCATAAGAAAAAAACTATTAAATCTTTTACTCAAGAAGAAGTAACCGTAATTTTAAATGCCTTTAAATATGATCAATATTTACCAGAAAAAGCTCTATATAATTACAGTTATTATTATAATTTTGTCGCTTTTAGATTTTTGACAGGAACTAGACCAAGTGAAGCGATTGCTGTTACTTGTAATGACATTTTTAAAAAAGCTGGTAAAACTTGGTTAAGAATAAATAAGCGTTATGTTGGTGGTGAAATTGTTATGGGAACTAAAAATGGTGTTGATATTAGAATGTTTCCTGTCAATGATCAGCTAAAAGATTTAATTGAGTCCATACCGAAAATTGATAACCCTAATAATTTACTTTTTCCTAGTATTACTAAAACCTATATTGATAGAAAAAACTTTAGTACCAGAATATGGAAACCTTTAATTTTGCAGTTAGTTAATCAAGGTTTAGTTAAAGAATATCTAACATTTTATGATGTCAGACATACTTTTATTACTCATTTATGTAGATCAGGAAAAGCTGATCTACAAACCATAGCTAATATTGTTGGTAACTCAGTGCCAACTCTTATCAGAAATTATTTAGCTGTTGATGAAAGTTTAGAGTTACCAGAATTGTTTTAG
- a CDS encoding DNA-processing protein DprA, translating to MSQALEIPNLDTLAQELAAIQQTSSKKIALLGSRHVPITHQHLIEMMSYALVLGGNRLITSGAAGTNSAAIRGAMRADPNLLTVILPQSLQRQPKESQDQLQKVIHLVENPDNDSLSLGEASADCNREIISRCQQLICFAFHDSHTLMQTCQEAEEQRKVVTLFYFD from the coding sequence TTGAGTCAAGCATTAGAAATTCCAAATTTAGACACCCTAGCGCAAGAATTAGCTGCTATCCAGCAGACTAGCTCAAAAAAAATTGCCTTGCTAGGTTCTCGTCATGTGCCGATTACCCATCAGCACTTGATTGAGATGATGAGTTATGCCTTGGTGTTAGGAGGTAATCGTTTGATTACTTCAGGGGCGGCTGGAACTAATTCGGCTGCTATCCGAGGTGCGATGAGAGCGGACCCTAATTTGTTGACGGTAATTCTTCCCCAAAGTTTACAACGTCAACCGAAAGAGTCTCAAGATCAGTTACAAAAGGTTATTCATTTAGTAGAAAATCCCGACAATGATAGTTTGTCGTTGGGAGAAGCTAGTGCTGATTGCAATCGAGAAATTATTTCCCGTTGTCAGCAGTTAATCTGTTTTGCATTCCATGACAGTCATACTTTAATGCAAACTTGTCAGGAAGCTGAAGAACAACGAAAAGTAGTAACTTTATTCTATTTTGATTAA
- the rdgB gene encoding RdgB/HAM1 family non-canonical purine NTP pyrophosphatase, with protein MSKLVLATSNQGKLREFEDYFRDFPLTIALKPSNLEVEETGTSFRDNAILKATQVASALGEWALADDSGLMVDGLGGAPGIYSARYAPTPQQCIERVLKELEGESRRRAQFVCAVAVASGDGELVLFAEGICEGEILTELRGNDGFGYDPIFFVPEYDQTFAEMSRDLKNKISHRGLALAKILPELKALIKLS; from the coding sequence ATTAGTAAATTAGTATTAGCAACCAGTAATCAGGGTAAGTTAAGGGAATTTGAAGATTATTTTCGAGATTTTCCTTTAACCATCGCTCTGAAGCCTTCTAATTTGGAGGTGGAAGAGACAGGAACAAGTTTTCGTGATAATGCTATCTTAAAAGCAACTCAAGTGGCTTCTGCTTTGGGGGAGTGGGCTTTAGCAGATGATTCTGGTCTGATGGTGGATGGGTTGGGGGGCGCTCCGGGTATTTATTCCGCGCGCTACGCACCTACTCCTCAGCAGTGTATTGAACGTGTATTAAAAGAGTTGGAGGGAGAATCACGGCGGAGGGCGCAGTTTGTTTGTGCAGTGGCGGTGGCTTCCGGAGATGGTGAATTAGTGTTATTTGCTGAAGGTATTTGCGAAGGGGAAATTTTAACAGAGTTACGAGGGAATGATGGTTTTGGCTATGACCCAATTTTTTTTGTGCCAGAATATGATCAAACTTTTGCAGAAATGTCAAGAGATTTAAAAAACAAAATTAGTCATCGAGGTTTAGCATTAGCAAAAATTTTACCTGAATTAAAAGCATTGATTAAACTTAGTTAA
- a CDS encoding cupin domain-containing protein, with amino-acid sequence MVVTAKYWIEKLSLIKHPEGGYYRETYRSDILISSDSLPKDYQGQRNSCTAIYYLLSEADFSAFHRLKSDEIFHFYSGSPLLVHLIDDQGRYFCQKVGTQGQENDILQLVIPRGWWFASEVSEPNSYSLIGCTVSPGFNFNDFELGSRELLIQMYPNYQDIITRMTYN; translated from the coding sequence ATGGTAGTTACTGCAAAATATTGGATCGAAAAATTAAGTTTAATAAAACATCCTGAAGGGGGCTATTATCGAGAAACCTATCGTAGTGATATTTTAATTAGTTCCGATAGTTTACCAAAAGATTATCAAGGGCAAAGAAACTCTTGCACTGCTATCTATTATTTACTTTCAGAAGCTGATTTTTCTGCTTTTCATCGTCTCAAAAGTGATGAAATTTTCCATTTTTACAGTGGCTCTCCTTTATTGGTTCACCTCATTGATGATCAAGGAAGATATTTTTGCCAAAAAGTGGGTACTCAGGGACAAGAAAATGATATTTTACAGTTAGTGATTCCCCGTGGTTGGTGGTTTGCTTCGGAAGTTAGTGAACCTAATTCTTATAGCTTAATTGGTTGTACTGTTTCTCCGGGTTTTAACTTTAATGATTTTGAGTTAGGTTCAAGAGAACTGTTAATTCAGATGTATCCTAATTATCAAGATATTATTACCAGAATGACATATAATTAG
- a CDS encoding DUF1868 domain-containing protein gives MAGNYQTDVNRVVQMTLPTNYEQQIKNIQSSPKFQDQKPVDFPGYTIITPPSGDDPNNSDFYEYLGEFQTELVEAMGAGLLIPVPKKSFHVTFADLIWDNLYEDALTQNPDFDNLLIQEIDSIFKDYKTVDNSALPFDFEVLGLSIFPRALVICLSPTENCYQRILKLRQLIYQDEQIIDLGIEQHYEFVAHITLGYFGKVEDNFDPEKLQEIITKFNFQWLENAPPKLSLNRFELRRFNNMTNYLREDDWAVFEV, from the coding sequence ATGGCAGGAAATTATCAAACTGATGTCAATCGTGTGGTACAAATGACGTTACCCACAAATTATGAGCAACAAATAAAAAATATCCAATCTTCTCCTAAATTTCAAGACCAAAAACCTGTAGATTTTCCCGGTTATACTATCATTACACCGCCCTCTGGAGATGATCCTAATAACAGTGATTTTTATGAATATTTAGGAGAATTTCAGACAGAATTAGTTGAGGCGATGGGCGCTGGGTTGTTAATTCCTGTACCAAAAAAAAGTTTTCACGTCACTTTTGCTGATTTAATTTGGGATAATCTTTATGAAGATGCTTTGACACAGAATCCTGATTTTGACAATTTATTAATTCAAGAAATTGATAGTATTTTTAAAGATTATAAAACAGTAGATAACAGCGCCCTCCCCTTTGATTTTGAAGTGTTAGGTTTATCTATATTTCCTCGGGCGCTAGTAATATGTCTTTCTCCTACAGAAAATTGTTATCAAAGAATATTAAAATTAAGACAATTAATTTATCAAGATGAACAAATAATTGATTTAGGCATCGAGCAACATTACGAATTTGTAGCGCACATCACCCTAGGCTATTTTGGTAAAGTTGAGGATAATTTTGACCCTGAAAAACTGCAAGAAATTATCACTAAATTTAATTTTCAATGGTTAGAAAATGCACCACCAAAGTTATCATTAAATCGATTTGAATTGAGAAGATTTAACAATATGACTAACTATCTAAGAGAGGATGATTGGGCAGTGTTTGAAGTATAG
- a CDS encoding 3'(2'),5'-bisphosphate nucleotidase, translating to MNYELAIEVVSACIRDAARLCEDVRKDIPTALQKEDKSPVTVADFGSQALICQALKQHFPDIPIVGEEDATNLRNDSALPTAEKITAYVQKIIPSATTTEVLNWIDYGNGQVRECFWTLDPIDGTKGFLRQDQYAIALALIADGEVKLGFLGCPALQLREGEMGWLFVAQRGKGAYKIPLAGGEKSPLQVVSNNDASRFRFVESVEASHGNQELQNKIAQSVGITSASVRVDSQAKYGIVSAGEAALYLRLPSPKYPDYRENIWDHAAGAIIVEEAGGKVSDMYGKPLDFVTSVKMNDNRGVVVTNGIIHDVVIEAING from the coding sequence ATGAATTACGAATTAGCTATCGAAGTTGTTAGCGCCTGTATCCGTGATGCGGCGCGCTTGTGTGAGGATGTCAGAAAAGATATTCCTACTGCACTACAAAAAGAAGACAAAAGCCCTGTTACTGTGGCAGATTTTGGCTCACAAGCCTTAATTTGTCAAGCCTTGAAGCAACATTTTCCCGATATTCCCATCGTAGGAGAGGAAGACGCTACCAATCTCAGAAATGACAGCGCCCTCCCCACTGCGGAAAAAATCACCGCTTATGTGCAAAAAATCATCCCTTCCGCTACCACTACTGAGGTGTTAAACTGGATTGATTATGGTAATGGTCAAGTTAGGGAATGTTTTTGGACTTTAGACCCTATTGATGGCACAAAAGGGTTTTTACGTCAAGACCAATATGCCATTGCTTTAGCTTTAATTGCCGATGGTGAGGTAAAACTAGGCTTTTTAGGATGCCCAGCGTTACAGTTAAGGGAAGGGGAAATGGGATGGTTATTCGTGGCGCAACGGGGGAAGGGCGCTTATAAAATTCCCCTTGCCGGTGGTGAGAAAAGTCCTTTGCAAGTGGTTAGTAATAATGATGCTAGTCGTTTTCGTTTTGTAGAAAGTGTGGAAGCTAGTCACGGCAACCAAGAGTTACAAAACAAAATTGCTCAATCGGTAGGTATCACTAGCGCATCGGTGCGAGTGGATTCTCAGGCAAAATATGGTATCGTTTCGGCAGGAGAAGCGGCGCTTTATCTCCGTTTACCTTCTCCTAAATATCCTGATTATCGGGAAAATATTTGGGACCATGCGGCGGGCGCTATCATCGTTGAGGAAGCTGGAGGAAAAGTTTCTGATATGTATGGCAAACCCCTCGATTTTGTTACCTCTGTCAAAATGAATGATAATCGTGGTGTTGTTGTTACCAATGGCATCATTCACGATGTGGTTATTGAGGCTATTAATGGCTAA
- a CDS encoding phosphoglycerate kinase: protein MAKKTIANLTASDLEGKRVLVRVDFNVPMDKGTISDDTRIRAVLPTINDLTAKGAKVVLCSHMGRPKGEVKESLRLTPVATRLSELLGKDVVKCDDCIGDDVTNAINSLPNGGVALLENLRFYAEEEANDADFAKKLASNADLYVNDAFGTAHRAHASTEGVTHHLPISVAGFLIEKELEFLQKAIEAPKRPLVAIIGGSKVSSKIGVIETLLEKCDKLIIGGGMIFTFFKARGLAVGKSLVEEDKLELAKALEAKAKERGVDFLLPTDVVIADNFAPDANAKTVSVENIPDGWMGLDIGPDSVQTFQSALADCGSVIWNGPMGVFEFDKFAQGTEAIAHTLAGLTAKGTITIIGGGDSVAAVEKVGVAEKMSHISTGGGASLELLEGKILPGISALNEA, encoded by the coding sequence ATGGCAAAAAAAACTATTGCAAATTTAACGGCTTCTGATTTAGAAGGGAAAAGAGTCTTGGTTAGGGTGGATTTTAATGTACCAATGGATAAAGGTACTATTAGCGATGATACCCGCATTCGTGCTGTTTTACCGACTATTAATGATTTAACGGCGAAGGGCGCTAAAGTTGTTTTATGTAGTCACATGGGGCGCCCGAAGGGTGAAGTTAAAGAAAGTTTACGTTTAACCCCTGTTGCCACTCGTTTAAGTGAGTTATTAGGGAAAGATGTGGTTAAATGTGATGATTGTATCGGTGATGATGTCACCAATGCTATTAATAGCTTACCCAATGGGGGAGTAGCTTTATTAGAAAACCTCCGTTTTTACGCTGAAGAAGAAGCCAACGATGCTGATTTTGCCAAAAAATTAGCCAGTAATGCTGATTTATATGTTAACGATGCTTTCGGTACAGCGCACCGCGCCCATGCTTCCACCGAAGGTGTTACCCATCATCTTCCTATTTCTGTGGCTGGTTTCTTGATCGAAAAAGAGTTAGAATTTCTACAAAAAGCTATTGAAGCACCAAAGCGCCCGTTAGTAGCGATTATTGGTGGCTCAAAAGTATCTAGTAAAATCGGTGTTATTGAAACTTTACTAGAAAAATGCGATAAGCTCATCATCGGCGGTGGCATGATTTTCACTTTCTTCAAAGCGCGCGGTTTAGCCGTTGGTAAATCTTTGGTGGAAGAAGACAAATTGGAATTGGCTAAGGCTTTAGAAGCGAAGGCAAAAGAAAGAGGTGTTGATTTCTTGTTACCTACTGATGTGGTAATCGCTGATAATTTTGCGCCTGATGCCAATGCTAAAACCGTTAGTGTGGAAAATATCCCTGATGGTTGGATGGGTTTGGATATTGGACCTGATAGCGTACAAACGTTCCAATCTGCCCTCGCTGATTGTGGTAGTGTGATTTGGAATGGCCCCATGGGTGTATTTGAGTTTGATAAATTTGCCCAAGGCACGGAAGCTATTGCCCATACCCTCGCTGGTTTGACAGCAAAAGGCACTATTACTATTATTGGTGGTGGCGATTCTGTGGCGGCTGTGGAAAAAGTCGGTGTTGCTGAAAAAATGAGTCATATTTCTACGGGGGGGGGCGCTAGTTTAGAGTTGTTAGAAGGTAAGATTTTACCCGGTATTTCTGCTTTAAATGAGGCTTAA
- a CDS encoding Uma2 family endonuclease: MVQSLIKTYSFEDYLTFHDGTDNKYELVNGELILMPTASGFHALILIFIYDLFKEEIKRLNLDYKIMPGTVGIKTAENKSRIPDLAVLSSFQCEEIRAMRTAVLDSAPPLVVEIVSNNNKQDDYRYKRSEYAVREIPEYWIIDPELAKVSILLLEDGFYEVKEYQKNEQIKSVLFPELITQAQDFFAV, from the coding sequence ATGGTTCAATCATTAATCAAAACTTACTCTTTTGAGGACTATTTAACTTTTCATGATGGTACAGATAATAAATATGAATTAGTTAACGGAGAGTTAATTTTAATGCCTACAGCAAGTGGTTTTCATGCCTTAATATTAATTTTTATTTATGACTTATTCAAAGAAGAAATAAAACGCTTAAACTTAGACTATAAAATTATGCCAGGTACAGTAGGAATCAAAACCGCAGAAAATAAATCAAGGATTCCAGATTTAGCAGTTTTGTCATCTTTTCAATGTGAAGAAATCAGAGCAATGAGAACCGCAGTTTTGGACAGCGCCCCTCCCCTTGTCGTAGAAATTGTGAGTAATAATAATAAACAGGATGACTACCGTTACAAACGTTCGGAGTATGCAGTGAGAGAAATTCCCGAATATTGGATTATTGATCCAGAATTAGCAAAAGTATCAATTTTATTATTAGAAGATGGTTTCTATGAAGTGAAAGAATATCAAAAAAACGAGCAAATTAAATCAGTTTTATTCCCAGAATTAATAACTCAAGCTCAAGACTTTTTTGCCGTTTAA
- a CDS encoding Ycf51 family protein encodes MESTLDFATYTIWSIYATVAFAVLAIVGFIFKWGFRFRFVGATGFMIVLTIGLFGLSLGLFSRPSIPNAVRFNLVYDNGANQAVIVVPIDITESQLQATLEQASIDLFSYGRSATDDDPYLTVRARALYHGDNVTYPLYLGQLRRSLYQQGKDSIDIEIFADKFAQRDTLSVN; translated from the coding sequence ATGGAATCTACCTTAGATTTTGCCACTTATACGATTTGGTCAATTTATGCCACCGTTGCCTTTGCGGTTTTAGCTATTGTCGGCTTTATCTTTAAATGGGGTTTCCGTTTTCGTTTTGTGGGCGCTACAGGTTTTATGATTGTCCTAACTATCGGTTTATTTGGGCTTAGTTTAGGTTTATTTTCTCGTCCCAGTATTCCCAATGCCGTGCGTTTTAATTTAGTTTATGATAATGGTGCGAATCAAGCGGTAATTGTTGTACCCATTGATATTACTGAATCACAGCTACAGGCAACCCTAGAACAAGCCTCCATTGATTTATTTTCTTATGGTAGAAGCGCCACCGATGATGACCCTTATTTAACTGTACGGGCAAGGGCGCTATATCATGGTGATAATGTTACTTATCCCCTCTATTTAGGGCAGTTGCGCCGTTCTCTTTATCAGCAGGGAAAAGATAGTATTGATATTGAAATTTTCGCTGATAAATTTGCCCAGAGAGATACTTTATCGGTGAATTAG
- the glgA gene encoding glycogen synthase GlgA: MRILFVAAEASPIAKVGGMGDVVGALPKILRKLGHDVRIMMPYYGFLPDKVDIPAEPIWWGDAMFQKFAVYETVLPETDVPLYLFGHPAFSGRSVYGGDDEYWRFTLFANGAAEFAWNCWKPQIIHCHDWHTGMIPVWMSQSPDISTIFTIHNLAYQGPSRELLEKITWCPPYMQGDNAMSAGLQFADLVNTVSPTYARQIQTVEYGENLHGLLSWINGKTRGIVNGIDTEKYNPATDRFIAQNFTAETLDKRRLNKVRLQEESGLEINRNAFLIGMVTRLVEQKGIDLVLQTLERFLAYTDAQLIILGTGDRFYETQLWEISARYRGRISVQLLHNEAVSRRVYSGIDAFLMPSRFEPCGISQLLAMRYGAIPIVRKTGGLVDTVQFFEPDKNYGTGYCFDRYEALDLYTCMIRAYEGFRFKDAWQKMQARAMTQDFSWYQSAVDYIKMYREVINEPTELTAKEEKIIAEAVI, from the coding sequence ATGCGAATTTTGTTTGTAGCGGCGGAGGCTTCCCCCATTGCTAAAGTGGGGGGTATGGGAGATGTGGTGGGCGCATTACCGAAGATTTTACGCAAATTAGGGCATGATGTGAGAATCATGATGCCTTATTATGGCTTTTTACCCGATAAAGTGGATATTCCTGCCGAACCGATATGGTGGGGAGATGCCATGTTTCAAAAGTTCGCCGTTTATGAAACTGTTTTACCTGAAACAGATGTACCATTATATTTATTTGGTCATCCCGCTTTTTCAGGGCGTAGTGTCTATGGTGGAGATGATGAATATTGGCGCTTTACTTTATTTGCCAATGGCGCGGCTGAATTTGCTTGGAATTGTTGGAAACCCCAAATTATTCACTGTCACGATTGGCATACGGGCATGATTCCCGTGTGGATGAGTCAATCTCCTGATATTAGCACTATTTTCACCATTCATAATTTAGCTTATCAAGGACCAAGTCGAGAACTTTTAGAAAAAATCACTTGGTGTCCTCCTTATATGCAGGGAGATAACGCCATGTCGGCTGGGTTACAGTTTGCTGATTTAGTTAATACTGTTTCCCCTACCTACGCGCGACAAATTCAAACGGTGGAATATGGGGAAAATTTACACGGTTTGTTATCTTGGATTAATGGTAAAACTAGAGGGATTGTAAATGGCATCGATACAGAAAAATACAATCCTGCTACTGATCGATTTATTGCTCAAAATTTCACGGCGGAAACTCTCGACAAGCGCCGTTTAAATAAGGTGAGATTACAGGAAGAATCAGGGTTAGAAATCAACCGTAATGCTTTTTTAATTGGTATGGTGACAAGATTAGTAGAACAAAAAGGTATTGATTTAGTTTTACAAACTTTAGAGCGATTCTTGGCTTATACTGATGCCCAATTAATCATTTTAGGTACTGGTGACAGATTTTATGAAACTCAGTTATGGGAAATTTCTGCCCGTTACCGAGGCAGAATTTCGGTACAATTATTGCATAATGAAGCGGTTTCTCGTCGAGTTTATAGTGGTATTGATGCTTTTTTGATGCCTTCTCGTTTTGAGCCTTGCGGTATCAGTCAGTTATTAGCGATGCGTTATGGTGCGATTCCCATTGTGCGTAAAACTGGTGGTTTGGTGGATACGGTGCAGTTTTTTGAGCCTGATAAAAATTATGGCACTGGTTACTGTTTTGATCGTTATGAGGCTTTAGATTTATATACTTGTATGATTCGCGCTTATGAGGGTTTTCGCTTTAAGGATGCTTGGCAGAAAATGCAGGCGCGCGCTATGACTCAGGATTTTAGTTGGTATCAGTCGGCGGTGGATTATATTAAGATGTATCGTGAGGTAATTAATGAGCCTACCGAATTGACGGCTAAAGAAGAGAAAATTATCGCTGAAGCTGTTATTTAA